The nucleotide sequence CTCGCGCGTGGTGCGGGAGTTTCTTGAATGCATCATTGAACGCGACCCACGCTTGAAGGTGGTGGCTTCGGTGGGGACGGGTGAAGAGGCGTTGAGGGTGATCCGCCACGCGGTGCCGGATGTGATTTCGATGGATATCCGGCTGCCGGGGATGAACGGGCTGGAGTTGACGAAGCGAATCATGACGGAGCAGCCGACCCCGATTGTGGTGGTGTCATCGGAGGTGGAAGATGAGGAGTTGAAAATTTCGATGAACGCGTTGCGGGCGGGGGCGCTGGCGGTGGTGCAGAAGCCGGTGGGGGTGTCGCATGCGGATTATGAAAAGGTGGCGCAGAGTCTATGCACGCGGCTGGCGATCATGAGCGAGGTGAGGGTGATCCGGCAGCGGGTCTCGCTTAGGTCGGAGGCGGTGGATGTGTCGTTGTCGGCGGGGTTGGTGAAGCGGATGGAGGATCGGGTGATGGTGAGGCGTCCGGCGATTTTGGGTCTGGTGGCGTCGACGGGAGGGCCGAGTGCGCTGGTGAAGGTGTTGAATGATTTGATGGCGAATTTTCCGGTGCCGGTGGTGTTGGTGCAGCACATCACGCCGGGGTTCATGCGGGGTTTTGTGAAGTGGTTGAATGAGGTGGTGGCGCAGGAGGTTTTGGAGGCGGAGGAGGGTCAGCGCATGGAGGCGGGGAAGGTGTATGTGGCACCGGCGGAATGTCATCTGGCGATGTCGGAGCGCGGAGTATTGCGGCTGGATGGGTCGGCGATGGTGTCGATGCAAAAGCCGTCGGGAACGGTGTTGTTCCGGTCGATGGCGAAGGTTTATGGCGCTGAGGCGTGCGGGGTTTTGCTGACGGGGATGGGCGAGGATGGGGCGCTGGGGATGAGGGACATTCACGAGGCGGGTGGATTAACGATTGCGGAGCACGCTTCGACGGCGGTGGTGTATGGGATGCCGGCGGCGGCGGTGGAGCTGGGGGCGGTTTCTGAGGTGTTGCCGTTGACACAGATTGGTGGTCGGCTGAATGAGGTGTTTGGAATGAAGGGGTCGATGACATGAGCGGACTGGGCATTTCACATATCATGCTGGTGGAGGATTCTCCGACGCAGGCGACGCGCATGCGTTACGTGCTGGAGGCGGAGGGCTGGCGGGTGACGTGGGTGATGTCGCCGCAGGAGGCTTTTGTGAAGCTGGCGGAGGACAAGCCTGACTTGGTGCTGCTGGATTTTTATCTGCCGGGGATGCGCGGGGATGAGGTTTGTCGACGAATTCGAAGGAACATTGACACGCGGAATTTGCCGGTGGTGATGCTGACTTCGGAGGATACTTCGGATGCGGAGTTGCGGGGGCTGGACAGCGGGGCGGATGACTTCATTGCGAAGTCGGTGGACCCGGAGTTGTTGATTGCGCGGTTGCGGAATTTCCTGGGTCGGGTGAGCAAGCAGTCGGAGATTTTGACGGATGCGGTGGCGTCGTTTCGTTCGCCGCGGTTGCTGGCGATTGATGACAGCCGGACGTTTCTTGCGAGGTTGCGGATTGAGCTGGAGAGCGAGGGTTATGAGGTGGAGACGACGGATGATCCGCAGCATGGGGTGGACCGGATTTCCAAGGGGGGATTTGACGGGGTGTTGGTGGATCTGATGATGCCGCGCATGGACGGATTTGAGGTTTGTCGACACATCGATGTGTTGAGGAAGCAGATGGAAGCGCCGCCGGTGACGGTGATTTTGACGGGTCGGGAATCGAAGGAGGACCAGACGCGGGCGCTGGAGGCAGGGGCGGATGATTTTATTGGGAAGTCGAGTGATGTGTCGGTGTTGAAGGGGCGCATCCGGGCGTTGTTGAGGCGGAAGTTTTTTGAGTTGGAGAACCGGCGGATTCTGGATGAGCTGAGGCAGAAGGAACTGGTGGCGGTGCGGGAACGGGCGGCAAAGGAGGCGGCGGAGGCGCGGGCGAGTTTGGTGGAGGAGTTGGAGAAAACGGCGGCAGAGTTGAGGAGGTCGGAATCGGCTTTGCAGCAGGCGAACGAAGCGAAGGACCGGTTTCTGGCGGTGTTGTCGCATGAGTTAAGGACGCCGTTGACGCCGGTGCTGGCGACGGTGTCAATGCGTCAGGATGACGCCCGATTGCCGCAGGAGTTGCGCGATGAGCTGTCGATGATCAAACGCAATGTGGAGCTGGAGGCAAGGTTGATTGATGATCTTTTGGATCTGACGCGGATCACGAGTGGCAAGCTGGAGATTCGTTGTGCGGCGGTGGACATGCGGGGGTTGGTGGAGCATGCGATGGCGATCTGCCAGGCACCGGATGCGAGCGCGGCGGCACCGATTTCATTTGAGTTTGAGGCGAAGGATCGGTTTGCGTGGGGCGATGCTTCGAGGCTGACCCAGATTGTTTGGAATCTATTGCGCAATGCGGTGAAGTTCACGCCGGTGGATGGTCGGATTGAAGTGCGGTGTTTTAATGAGGGGGGTGAGGATGGAGAGATTGTGGTGGAGGTGAAGGATACGGGGATTGGCATTGAGCCGGAGTTGTTGCCGGAGATTTTTAATGCGTTTGAGCAAGGGGGGCGAAAGGTGACTCGGGAGTATGGCGGGCTGGGGCTTGGGCTGGCGATCAGCGAGGCGATTGCGGAGGCGCATGAAGGGAAGCTGACGGCGCAGAGTGCGGGGAAAAATCATGGCGCGACTTTTCGGCTGGCGTTGCCGGTGTATCGGGGGGACCAAATTGCTGAGGCGGGAACAGCGGGGAGTGAGAGATTTGAGCAGTCAGATAACAAGGGGAAGGTGAGTGCGGAAGGACTGCGGATTTTGTTGGTGGAGGATCATGGGGACACGGCGAAGGCGTTGACGATGCTACTGAAGCGGCGCGGGCACACGGTGAATGCAGTAGACACGGTGGGAGAGGCGGGGAAAGTGGCGGGCGAGGGGGAATTTGATTTGTTGATCAGCGATTTAAGTTTGCCGGATGGGACGGGTTATGAAGTGTTTGAAAAGGTGATGGAGCAGCAGAAGATTCCGGCGATTGCGTTGAGCGGGTTTGGGATGGAGGAGGATGTGCAACGCTCGAAGAGTGCGGGGTTTGTCGATCATTTGACGAAGCCGGTGAGCATTGCGGCGCTGGCGGCGGCGATTGAGCGGTTGTTTCCGGTGAGGTGAAGTGAATGGAGTAGGAGGAAGAGTAGGAGTTGCGGGCGGGGAGTAGCTTGGCTACTTTTTTGGCATGTCTGGTCCTGGAGGTTTTCTTTCGAACTTGAGTTGGTTTGAGCGTTTGCGATCATCCTTCGCGGGGGTGTTGGTGGGGCTGTTGCTGATGGTGATCGCGCTGCCGATGTTGTGGTTCAATGAGGGTAGGGCGGTGAAGCGGGCGAAGAGTTTGAAAGAGGGATCGGGTGCGGTGGTGGCGGTGGATCATGGGCAGGTGGATGGGGCGAACGAGGGAAAGCTGGTGCATGTGAGCGGTCCGGCGACGACGACGGTGGCTTTGGTGGATGAGGTTTTTGGGGTGACGCAGCAGGGGTTGCGGTTGGTGCGCGAAGTAGAGATGTATCAGTGGCGCGAGAATTCCCGGGCCGGGAGTTCTTCACAGGAGGAGGGGAGCGATGAGAAGACGAAATCGGGGAAACGGTATGGGTATGAGAAGGTGTGGTCGGATTCGTTGATTCGGTCGGCGGAATTTGATCATGTTGAGGGGCATGAAAATCCGACGCAGATGCGGTATCGCGCGGAGAAATGGTTGGCGGGCGATGCGATGCTGGGGGCGTTTCGGTTACCGGTGGGTCTGGTGGAGAAGGTTCCCGGGATGGAGAAGTTGTGGGTGACGGAGGGGGACGTGACTTGGGAGGGTGGCGACGTGAAGTTCGCGGACGGAATGGTGTATTTGGGGGCGTCGGTGACGGAGCCAAAGGTGG is from Phragmitibacter flavus and encodes:
- a CDS encoding response regulator, which gives rise to MSGLGISHIMLVEDSPTQATRMRYVLEAEGWRVTWVMSPQEAFVKLAEDKPDLVLLDFYLPGMRGDEVCRRIRRNIDTRNLPVVMLTSEDTSDAELRGLDSGADDFIAKSVDPELLIARLRNFLGRVSKQSEILTDAVASFRSPRLLAIDDSRTFLARLRIELESEGYEVETTDDPQHGVDRISKGGFDGVLVDLMMPRMDGFEVCRHIDVLRKQMEAPPVTVILTGRESKEDQTRALEAGADDFIGKSSDVSVLKGRIRALLRRKFFELENRRILDELRQKELVAVRERAAKEAAEARASLVEELEKTAAELRRSESALQQANEAKDRFLAVLSHELRTPLTPVLATVSMRQDDARLPQELRDELSMIKRNVELEARLIDDLLDLTRITSGKLEIRCAAVDMRGLVEHAMAICQAPDASAAAPISFEFEAKDRFAWGDASRLTQIVWNLLRNAVKFTPVDGRIEVRCFNEGGEDGEIVVEVKDTGIGIEPELLPEIFNAFEQGGRKVTREYGGLGLGLAISEAIAEAHEGKLTAQSAGKNHGATFRLALPVYRGDQIAEAGTAGSERFEQSDNKGKVSAEGLRILLVEDHGDTAKALTMLLKRRGHTVNAVDTVGEAGKVAGEGEFDLLISDLSLPDGTGYEVFEKVMEQQKIPAIALSGFGMEEDVQRSKSAGFVDHLTKPVSIAALAAAIERLFPVR
- a CDS encoding TMEM43 family protein, coding for MSGPGGFLSNLSWFERLRSSFAGVLVGLLLMVIALPMLWFNEGRAVKRAKSLKEGSGAVVAVDHGQVDGANEGKLVHVSGPATTTVALVDEVFGVTQQGLRLVREVEMYQWRENSRAGSSSQEEGSDEKTKSGKRYGYEKVWSDSLIRSAEFDHVEGHENPTQMRYRAEKWLAGDAMLGAFRLPVGLVEKVPGMEKLWVTEGDVTWEGGDVKFADGMVYLGASVTEPKVGDLRVGWSVVRTGEVSVVAKQVGGSFSPYGTRSGSDVELVERGRLSAEAMFTRAEEQNKTLTWGMRFAGFLMMFGGVALVFRPLAVVGHLIPLVGRLMDAGLTLFAGVMAAVVSLLVMALAWIAYRPVLAVLLILCALGLLYGATKYFEKHGPPKLIG
- the cheB gene encoding chemotaxis-specific protein-glutamate methyltransferase CheB, with the translated sequence MKIISVMIVEDSRVVREFLECIIERDPRLKVVASVGTGEEALRVIRHAVPDVISMDIRLPGMNGLELTKRIMTEQPTPIVVVSSEVEDEELKISMNALRAGALAVVQKPVGVSHADYEKVAQSLCTRLAIMSEVRVIRQRVSLRSEAVDVSLSAGLVKRMEDRVMVRRPAILGLVASTGGPSALVKVLNDLMANFPVPVVLVQHITPGFMRGFVKWLNEVVAQEVLEAEEGQRMEAGKVYVAPAECHLAMSERGVLRLDGSAMVSMQKPSGTVLFRSMAKVYGAEACGVLLTGMGEDGALGMRDIHEAGGLTIAEHASTAVVYGMPAAAVELGAVSEVLPLTQIGGRLNEVFGMKGSMT